One Roseburia rectibacter DNA window includes the following coding sequences:
- a CDS encoding heavy metal translocating P-type ATPase, whose translation MKEKFDVTGMSCSACSSHVEKSVSKLEGVHAVSVNLLTNSMQVEYDETKLGTENIIEAVEHAGYGASVKNEAKAAAKTGETEDAVSIQQKNIKNMKIRLIVSVIFLIPLMYVSMGHMIYNALGVPMPPVTMKFFHGSENAVIYAFTQFLLLLPILFANQKYFRNGFATLARRSPNMDSLIAMGATAATVYGIFAIYRIGWGFSTGNMELVHQYSHDLYFESAGTILTLITVGKYLETKSKGKTSEAITKLMNLAPKTVTVVRDGKEQVIDAADVVQGDIFVIKPGESVAVDGVIVEGKSSFDESAITGESIPVLKQEGDKVISASINKAGLIHARATRVGKDTTIAQIISLVEEASSSKAPIARLADKIAGVFVPTVIGIAIVTFIVWLASGADFEFAMSCGIAVLVISCPCALGLATPVAIMVGTGKGAENGILIKSGEALETAHIVDTVVMDKTGTITSGKPVVTDIRTYAGISENDLLKAAGSLEKGSEHPLAEAIVSDCEKKNIIPEKVNDFEALFGKGIKGRLSSGKLYYAGNEKLMDEAHIAISSEIKKEIEQFAKQGKTPLLFADETQIIGMIAVADVVKPTSREAVRQFKEYGIHVIMLTGDNEVTAQAIKDQVGIDEVIAGVLPTQKEEKISALKNSGHKVAMIGDGINDAPALASADVGIAIGAGTDVAIESADIVLMKNDLLDAVGAIRLSKAVIHNIKENLFWAFFYNSIGIPLAAGLLYPIWGLKLNPMFGAAAMSLSSVCVVSNALRLRWVKLGKKSSSENGTDNMEQESAVCENRTVTSEIKSDVTESEEKTMKTTLSIEGMMCGHCQATVEKALKGVQGVSEVVVSLEDKNAVVTADESVNADTLKNAVVDAGYEVTDIQ comes from the coding sequence ATGAAGGAAAAGTTTGACGTAACAGGCATGAGCTGTTCGGCATGTTCCTCCCATGTGGAAAAAAGTGTTTCCAAATTAGAGGGCGTACATGCAGTCAGCGTGAATCTGCTGACGAACAGTATGCAGGTCGAGTATGATGAGACAAAACTGGGCACAGAAAACATTATAGAAGCGGTAGAGCATGCCGGATATGGTGCCTCGGTAAAAAATGAAGCAAAGGCGGCAGCAAAGACAGGAGAGACGGAGGATGCGGTTTCCATCCAGCAGAAAAATATCAAAAATATGAAGATCAGACTGATCGTATCTGTGATATTTCTGATACCGTTAATGTATGTATCAATGGGGCATATGATCTACAATGCGCTTGGTGTTCCTATGCCGCCGGTTACCATGAAGTTTTTTCATGGAAGTGAAAATGCGGTTATTTACGCATTTACGCAGTTTTTACTGTTACTTCCGATCCTGTTTGCAAATCAGAAATACTTCCGGAACGGATTTGCAACATTAGCACGCAGGAGCCCGAATATGGACAGCCTGATCGCGATGGGAGCAACAGCGGCGACGGTATACGGTATTTTTGCAATTTACCGGATCGGCTGGGGATTTTCTACCGGAAACATGGAGCTTGTACACCAGTATAGTCATGATCTTTATTTTGAATCGGCCGGAACAATTCTTACACTGATCACAGTTGGAAAGTACCTTGAGACAAAGTCAAAAGGAAAGACGAGCGAGGCAATCACAAAACTGATGAACTTAGCACCAAAGACAGTGACGGTAGTGCGCGATGGAAAAGAGCAGGTCATCGATGCTGCTGACGTGGTACAGGGTGATATTTTTGTGATCAAACCCGGAGAATCGGTTGCAGTGGATGGTGTGATCGTAGAAGGGAAATCTTCCTTTGATGAATCAGCGATCACCGGAGAGAGTATTCCTGTGTTAAAACAGGAAGGGGACAAGGTCATATCAGCATCTATCAATAAAGCCGGACTGATCCATGCGCGGGCAACACGTGTCGGCAAAGATACAACGATCGCACAGATCATAAGTCTTGTGGAGGAAGCATCTTCAAGTAAGGCACCGATCGCACGTCTCGCCGATAAGATCGCAGGTGTTTTTGTCCCGACAGTGATCGGGATCGCAATCGTCACATTCATTGTCTGGCTGGCAAGCGGAGCAGATTTCGAGTTTGCAATGTCCTGTGGAATCGCAGTTCTTGTTATTTCCTGTCCGTGTGCGCTTGGACTGGCAACGCCGGTGGCGATTATGGTTGGAACCGGAAAAGGTGCAGAAAACGGTATTCTGATCAAGTCGGGAGAAGCATTAGAGACAGCGCATATTGTTGATACTGTTGTGATGGACAAGACAGGAACGATCACTTCTGGAAAACCGGTTGTGACGGATATACGGACATATGCGGGAATTTCAGAAAATGACCTGTTAAAAGCTGCCGGCAGCCTGGAAAAGGGCAGTGAGCACCCATTGGCAGAAGCAATCGTTTCAGATTGTGAGAAAAAGAATATCATTCCGGAAAAAGTAAACGATTTTGAGGCGCTGTTTGGAAAAGGAATTAAAGGCAGGTTATCTTCTGGAAAACTTTACTATGCCGGAAATGAAAAACTGATGGATGAGGCACACATTGCTATATCTTCAGAAATAAAAAAAGAGATAGAACAGTTTGCAAAACAGGGGAAAACTCCTTTACTGTTTGCAGATGAGACACAGATCATAGGAATGATCGCCGTTGCAGATGTGGTAAAACCGACCAGCCGTGAGGCAGTCAGACAATTTAAAGAATACGGAATCCATGTCATTATGCTTACCGGTGATAATGAAGTGACGGCACAGGCGATCAAAGATCAGGTGGGTATCGATGAAGTCATTGCCGGGGTGCTTCCGACGCAGAAGGAAGAAAAGATATCTGCCTTAAAGAACAGCGGACACAAAGTTGCAATGATCGGAGACGGTATCAATGATGCTCCGGCACTTGCATCCGCAGACGTTGGAATTGCCATCGGTGCAGGTACGGATGTCGCAATTGAGAGTGCGGATATTGTGCTGATGAAAAATGACCTGCTTGATGCAGTCGGAGCAATCCGTTTAAGCAAGGCGGTTATCCACAATATCAAGGAAAACCTGTTCTGGGCATTTTTCTATAACAGCATTGGTATACCGCTTGCCGCAGGACTTTTATATCCGATCTGGGGATTAAAATTAAACCCGATGTTTGGTGCGGCAGCCATGAGTTTAAGCAGTGTCTGTGTGGTAAGTAACGCGCTGCGTTTAAGATGGGTAAAACTTGGAAAAAAATCTTCATCCGAAAATGGAACAGATAATATGGAACAGGAGAGTGCGGTCTGTGAAAACAGAACGGTCACTTCTGAAATAAAGAGTGATGTAACAGAAAGCGAGGAAAAAACAATGAAAACAACATTAAGTATTGAAGGAATGATGTGCGGACACTGCCAGGCAACTGTCGAGAAGGCTTTAAAAGGAGTACAGGGTGTGTCTGAGGTAGTGGTAAGTTTAGAGGACAAAAATGCAGTTGTTACCGCAGATGAATCAGTCAATGCAGATACATTAAAAAATGCCGTTGTAGATGCCGGCTATGAAGTAACCGATATTCAGTAA
- the recR gene encoding recombination mediator RecR yields MDYYSSQISKLIQELSSLPGIGAKSAQRLAFHILNMPVEQVEELSAAIVDARKNVRYCKECFTLTDDELCPICKDAGRNHKTIMVVEDTRDLAAYEKTGKYDGVYHVLHGAISPMLGIGPADIKLKELMQRLQKDVDEVIIATNSSLEGETTAMYISKLIKPTGIKVTRIASGVPVGGDLEYIDEVTLLRALEGRTEI; encoded by the coding sequence ATGGATTACTACAGCAGTCAGATCAGCAAGTTAATACAGGAATTATCGTCCCTTCCGGGAATCGGTGCAAAATCTGCACAGCGTCTGGCATTTCATATTTTAAATATGCCGGTAGAGCAGGTCGAAGAACTTTCGGCTGCGATCGTGGATGCCAGAAAAAACGTCCGTTACTGCAAGGAATGTTTTACACTGACGGATGATGAATTATGTCCGATCTGTAAAGATGCCGGGCGTAATCATAAGACGATCATGGTTGTGGAGGATACCAGAGACCTTGCAGCGTATGAAAAAACAGGTAAATACGATGGTGTTTATCATGTTCTTCATGGTGCAATTTCACCGATGCTTGGAATTGGACCCGCAGATATTAAGTTAAAAGAGCTGATGCAGCGTCTGCAAAAGGATGTTGACGAGGTCATTATTGCGACGAACTCAAGTCTTGAGGGGGAAACGACTGCAATGTATATCAGCAAACTGATCAAACCTACCGGGATTAAAGTGACAAGGATCGCAAGCGGTGTTCCGGTCGGCGGAGATTTAGAGTATATTGATGAGGTAACACTGCTCCGTGCCTTAGAAGGCAGAACGGAGATTTAA